In Gordonia phthalatica, one genomic interval encodes:
- the rplU gene encoding 50S ribosomal protein L21 has product MATYAIVKTGGKQYKVAEGDIVKVEKIDGEPGSSVQLPVALLVDGANLTTDADKLAAVSVTGEVLEHVKGPKIKIHKFKNKTGYHKRQGHRQPLTVLKVTGIK; this is encoded by the coding sequence ATGGCAACGTACGCGATCGTCAAGACCGGCGGTAAGCAGTACAAGGTCGCAGAGGGCGACATTGTGAAGGTCGAGAAGATCGACGGCGAGCCCGGAAGCTCGGTGCAGCTCCCCGTGGCGCTGCTCGTCGATGGTGCAAACCTGACCACCGACGCTGACAAGCTTGCTGCTGTCTCCGTCACGGGCGAGGTTCTCGAGCACGTCAAGGGCCCGAAGATCAAGATCCACAAGTTCAAGAACAAGACCGGCTACCACAAGCGCCAGGGTCACCGTCAGCCGCTGACGGTCCTCAAGGTCACCGGTATCAAGTAA
- the rpmA gene encoding 50S ribosomal protein L27, producing MSSKKGASSTRNGRDSNAQRLGVKRFGGQQVNAGEILIRQRGTKFHPGVNVGRGKDDTLFALEAGAVKFDVKRGRKTVNIVPEPAEV from the coding sequence ATGTCAAGTAAGAAGGGCGCGTCCAGTACTCGGAACGGTCGCGATTCAAATGCTCAGCGCCTCGGCGTCAAGCGCTTCGGTGGCCAGCAGGTCAACGCGGGCGAGATCCTGATCCGTCAGCGCGGCACCAAGTTCCACCCGGGCGTCAACGTCGGCCGCGGCAAGGACGACACGCTGTTCGCTCTCGAGGCGGGCGCAGTGAAGTTCGACGTGAAGCGCGGACGCAAGACCGTGAACATCGTCCCGGAGCCGGCCGAAGTCTGA
- the obgE gene encoding GTPase ObgE, with protein MSRFVDRVKIDATAGNGGHGCTSVHREKFKPLGGPDGGNGGRGGDVRLVVDPQVHTLLDFHFRPHARATNGQPGQGGNRAGRTGQDLILPVPDGTVVIGDDGEILADLVGEGTEFIAAQGGRGGLGNAALASRARKAPGFALLGEPGEERELVLELKSVADVGLVGFPSAGKSSLVSVLSAAKPKIADYPFTTLAPNLGVVTAGAEVFTVADVPGLIPGASDGRGLGLDFLRHLERCAVLAHVVDCATLEPGRDPVSDIDALEAELAAYQPALVADHSLGDLADRPRIVILNKIDIPDAAELADLVEAEIAERGWPVFRISAVAHLGLSELTYALAEMVREYRSKHAKPVAKRPVIRPRAVDESGFTIVDDPDIEGGFIVRGAQPERWIRQTQFENDEAVGYLADRLNRLGVEAELVKRGAQPGASVTIGAVTFDWEPTTPMGDAVPVTGRGTDVRLERNERIGAAERKLARKARREASDDTELGWGDADDFDDDDAGVDDHAENAVDDEQ; from the coding sequence ATGTCACGCTTCGTCGACCGCGTGAAGATCGACGCGACCGCAGGCAACGGCGGTCACGGCTGCACATCGGTTCATCGCGAGAAGTTCAAGCCGCTCGGCGGCCCCGACGGCGGTAACGGCGGTCGCGGCGGAGATGTGCGGCTGGTCGTCGACCCGCAGGTGCACACCCTCCTCGATTTCCATTTCCGGCCGCACGCGCGCGCCACCAACGGCCAACCCGGGCAGGGCGGCAACCGCGCGGGGCGCACCGGACAGGATCTGATCCTGCCGGTTCCCGACGGCACCGTGGTGATCGGCGACGACGGTGAGATCCTCGCAGACCTGGTCGGCGAGGGGACCGAGTTCATCGCGGCCCAGGGCGGTCGCGGGGGACTGGGCAATGCCGCTCTGGCGTCGCGGGCCCGCAAGGCCCCCGGCTTCGCGCTCCTCGGGGAGCCGGGCGAAGAGCGGGAACTGGTCCTGGAGCTCAAGTCGGTCGCCGACGTCGGCCTCGTCGGCTTCCCGTCCGCGGGCAAGTCGTCGCTGGTCTCGGTCCTCTCGGCCGCCAAGCCGAAGATCGCCGACTACCCGTTCACGACTCTCGCGCCCAACCTGGGCGTGGTGACCGCCGGTGCCGAGGTCTTCACCGTCGCCGACGTCCCCGGACTGATCCCCGGAGCCTCCGACGGCCGCGGGCTGGGACTGGACTTCCTTCGCCACCTGGAGCGGTGCGCGGTCCTCGCTCACGTCGTCGACTGCGCCACCCTCGAACCGGGCCGCGACCCGGTCTCGGACATCGATGCGCTCGAAGCCGAACTCGCCGCGTACCAGCCCGCGCTGGTCGCCGACCACTCGCTCGGCGACCTCGCCGACCGCCCGCGGATCGTCATCCTCAACAAGATCGACATCCCCGACGCGGCCGAACTCGCCGACCTGGTGGAGGCGGAGATCGCCGAACGCGGCTGGCCGGTCTTCCGGATCTCCGCCGTCGCACACCTGGGCCTGTCGGAGCTGACGTACGCGCTGGCGGAGATGGTCCGCGAGTACCGCTCGAAGCACGCCAAGCCGGTGGCCAAGCGGCCGGTGATCCGTCCGCGCGCCGTCGACGAGAGCGGTTTCACCATCGTCGACGATCCCGACATCGAGGGCGGCTTCATCGTGCGCGGTGCCCAGCCCGAACGGTGGATCCGGCAGACGCAGTTCGAGAACGACGAGGCCGTCGGCTACCTCGCGGATCGCCTGAACCGTCTCGGCGTGGAAGCCGAGCTGGTCAAACGCGGTGCGCAGCCGGGGGCGTCGGTCACCATCGGTGCGGTCACCTTCGACTGGGAGCCGACCACCCCGATGGGCGACGCCGTGCCGGTCACCGGCCGCGGCACCGACGTCCGCCTGGAGCGCAACGAGCGGATCGGCGCCGCCGAACGCAAACTCGCCCGTAAGGCTCGACGCGAGGCCAGCGACGACACCGAACTGGGTTGGGGCGACGCCGACGACTTCGATGACGACGATGCCGGTGTCGACGACCATGCGGAGAACGCTGTCGACGATGAGCAGTGA
- the proB gene encoding glutamate 5-kinase, which produces MSQARANIAGARSIVVKIGSSAVTEMSDGIDLARLDALADALEARMRAGSDVIVVSSGAVGAGIAPLGLKKRPRDLATKQAAASVGQLLLAHAWGTSFARYDRVVGQVLLTADDISNRSHTANAQRTLDRLRALHAVAVVNENDTVATNEIRFGDNDRLAALVAHLVHADALVLLSDVAGLYTGDPRKPGPDGQPARLIEEVDGPEDLDGVIAGTGGALGTGGMASKLAAARLAADSGVPVLLAAASDAAAALGDASVGTVFKARPTRLSARRFWVRHAAETHGSLTLDDGAIAAVTARRRSLLPAGIVALSGDFSDGDVVELLDKSGAVRARGVTSYDADDVATMIGHSTSELPQDLQRAVVHADDLVPLA; this is translated from the coding sequence ATGAGTCAGGCGCGCGCGAACATCGCCGGCGCCCGCAGCATCGTCGTCAAAATCGGTTCGTCCGCGGTCACCGAGATGTCCGACGGGATCGACCTCGCCCGCCTCGACGCCCTCGCAGACGCCCTCGAAGCGCGGATGCGGGCGGGGTCCGACGTGATCGTCGTGTCGTCCGGAGCCGTCGGAGCGGGCATCGCGCCGCTCGGCCTCAAGAAGCGTCCGCGCGATCTCGCGACCAAGCAGGCCGCGGCGAGCGTCGGGCAACTCCTCCTCGCGCACGCCTGGGGGACGTCCTTCGCCCGCTACGACCGTGTCGTCGGCCAGGTCCTGCTGACCGCCGATGACATCTCCAACCGGTCGCACACCGCCAACGCCCAACGCACACTGGATCGTCTCCGTGCCCTGCACGCGGTGGCCGTGGTCAACGAGAACGACACCGTGGCGACTAACGAGATCCGGTTTGGCGACAACGACCGCCTCGCAGCGCTCGTCGCACACCTGGTGCACGCCGACGCCCTGGTCCTGCTGTCCGACGTCGCCGGTCTCTACACCGGCGACCCCCGCAAGCCCGGGCCCGACGGGCAGCCCGCACGGCTGATCGAAGAGGTCGACGGCCCCGAGGACCTCGACGGGGTGATCGCGGGCACCGGCGGTGCGCTCGGCACCGGCGGCATGGCGTCCAAGCTGGCCGCGGCGCGACTGGCCGCCGACTCCGGTGTTCCGGTCCTGCTCGCCGCGGCGTCCGACGCCGCTGCGGCACTCGGCGACGCCTCGGTCGGCACCGTCTTCAAGGCGCGGCCGACGCGCCTGTCCGCCCGACGGTTCTGGGTGCGTCACGCCGCCGAGACCCACGGCTCGCTGACCCTCGACGACGGCGCGATCGCCGCCGTCACCGCACGACGCCGATCGCTGCTGCCCGCCGGGATCGTCGCGCTGTCGGGCGATTTCTCCGACGGCGACGTGGTGGAGCTGCTCGACAAGTCGGGCGCGGTCCGGGCGCGCGGCGTCACGTCGTACGACGCCGACGACGTCGCGACGATGATCGGCCACTCCACCTCCGAACTGCCGCAGGACCTGCAGCGCGCCGTGGTCCACGCCGACGACCTGGTGCCGCTGGCCTGA
- a CDS encoding ectoine synthase, whose amino-acid sequence MIVRTTEEITGTEREVADPKGNWVSKRIVLGGDGVGFSFHETTIAAGSVNEFHYANHIEAVWLVEGKGSLLDRETGEVYPLAAGSMYLLNGHERHTVTVEEQMRMLCVFNPPVVGTEVHDENGVYPLVPVPAPAVEGKHRR is encoded by the coding sequence ATGATCGTCCGCACCACCGAGGAGATCACCGGCACCGAACGCGAGGTGGCCGACCCGAAGGGAAACTGGGTCTCCAAGCGGATCGTGCTCGGTGGCGACGGGGTCGGCTTCTCGTTCCACGAGACCACCATCGCGGCGGGCTCGGTCAACGAGTTCCACTACGCCAACCACATCGAGGCCGTCTGGCTGGTCGAGGGCAAGGGCAGCCTCCTCGATCGAGAGACCGGTGAGGTGTACCCGCTCGCCGCGGGCAGCATGTACCTCCTGAACGGACACGAGCGCCACACGGTGACCGTCGAGGAGCAGATGCGCATGCTGTGCGTCTTCAATCCCCCGGTCGTCGGCACCGAGGTGCACGACGAGAACGGCGTCTACCCGCTGGTCCCGGTACCCGCCCCGGCTGTCGAGGGCAAGCACCGCCGCTGA
- the ectB gene encoding diaminobutyrate--2-oxoglutarate transaminase, protein MTIETALDDRTFTTHESEVRSYCRAWPAVFDTAQGSWITDVDGNRYLDFFAGAGALNYGHNNPALKNALVEYISRDGITHGLDMSTVAKGEFLEAFAAKILEPRGLNYKVQFPGPTGTNAVEAALKLARKVTGREAIINFTNAFHGMTLGSLAVTGNSMKRNGAGIPLVHATPMPFDNYFDGVVEDFNWFERVLDDSGSGFNRPAAVIVETVQGEGGVNVARAEWLRGLADLCKRRDILLIVDDVQMGCGRTGDFFSFEEAGIVPDIVTLSKSIGGYGLPMALTLIKPELDVWEPGEHNGTFRGNNPAFVTATEAINKYWSDDQLSVQVKAKGMEIAQAFDELCSRHEGLSHRGRGMVQGLVFEQAELADRTCEIAFGKGLLAETSGPNSEVVKLLPPLTLTSEELAQGLAILSEAVDEAIKENNA, encoded by the coding sequence ATGACTATCGAAACTGCACTGGACGATCGAACCTTCACCACGCACGAATCTGAAGTCCGTTCCTACTGCCGTGCCTGGCCGGCCGTCTTCGACACGGCCCAGGGAAGCTGGATCACCGACGTCGACGGAAATCGCTACCTCGACTTCTTCGCAGGCGCAGGAGCACTCAATTACGGGCATAACAACCCGGCACTGAAAAACGCTCTCGTGGAATACATCTCGCGAGACGGCATCACTCACGGCCTCGATATGTCGACCGTCGCGAAGGGCGAATTCCTCGAGGCCTTCGCCGCGAAGATCCTCGAGCCCCGCGGCCTGAACTACAAGGTTCAGTTCCCCGGCCCCACCGGCACCAACGCAGTGGAGGCCGCACTCAAGCTCGCCCGCAAGGTCACCGGCCGCGAGGCGATCATCAACTTCACCAATGCCTTCCACGGCATGACCCTCGGCTCGCTGGCCGTCACCGGCAACTCGATGAAGCGCAACGGCGCGGGCATCCCGCTGGTGCACGCCACCCCGATGCCGTTCGACAACTACTTCGACGGCGTCGTCGAGGACTTCAACTGGTTCGAGCGCGTCCTGGACGACTCCGGATCGGGCTTCAACCGCCCGGCCGCCGTCATCGTGGAGACCGTTCAGGGCGAGGGCGGCGTCAACGTCGCGCGCGCCGAGTGGCTCCGCGGACTCGCCGATCTCTGCAAGCGCCGCGACATCCTGCTGATCGTCGACGACGTGCAGATGGGCTGCGGACGCACCGGCGACTTCTTCTCGTTCGAGGAGGCCGGCATCGTCCCGGACATCGTGACGCTGTCGAAGTCGATCGGCGGCTACGGCCTGCCGATGGCGCTCACGCTCATCAAGCCCGAACTCGACGTCTGGGAGCCCGGCGAGCACAACGGCACGTTCCGCGGCAACAACCCCGCGTTCGTCACCGCAACCGAAGCCATCAACAAGTACTGGTCCGACGACCAGCTGTCGGTGCAGGTCAAGGCGAAGGGCATGGAGATCGCTCAGGCCTTCGACGAGCTCTGCAGCCGCCACGAGGGCCTCTCGCACCGCGGTCGCGGCATGGTTCAGGGCCTCGTCTTCGAGCAGGCCGAACTCGCCGACCGCACCTGCGAGATCGCCTTCGGCAAGGGTCTGCTCGCCGAGACCTCCGGCCCGAACTCCGAGGTCGTGAAGCTGCTCCCGCCGCTCACGCTCACCAGTGAAGAACTCGCTCAGGGTCTGGCCATCCTCAGCGAAGCCGTCGACGAAGCCATCAAGGAGAACAACGCATGA
- the ectA gene encoding diaminobutyrate acetyltransferase — protein sequence MNPIENTPETDTGNTVAFRRPRARDGKRIWEIARDSRVLDVNSPYAYVLWSQDFSETSIVAEIDGDVVGFVTGYRRPTAPDTLMVWQVAVDDAQRGKKIARRMLCELFEHCAPAGVVAINTTISPDNEASQRLFAGAARALGLRFTREPFFSADLFLDSHQPEDLYLLTPAAAAE from the coding sequence ATGAACCCGATTGAGAACACACCGGAGACAGACACCGGAAATACGGTCGCCTTTCGGCGGCCGCGGGCCCGTGATGGAAAAAGAATCTGGGAAATCGCTCGTGATTCGCGAGTATTGGACGTTAATTCGCCCTACGCCTATGTTCTTTGGTCACAGGATTTTTCCGAGACGTCAATCGTGGCGGAGATCGACGGCGACGTCGTCGGTTTCGTCACCGGTTACCGCAGGCCGACAGCCCCCGACACCCTCATGGTGTGGCAGGTGGCCGTCGACGATGCGCAGCGCGGCAAGAAGATCGCACGACGCATGCTGTGCGAGCTCTTCGAGCACTGCGCGCCCGCCGGCGTGGTAGCCATCAACACCACGATCAGCCCCGATAACGAGGCGTCACAGCGACTGTTCGCAGGCGCTGCCCGAGCCCTCGGCCTGCGCTTCACGCGCGAGCCGTTCTTCAGCGCAGATCTGTTCCTCGACTCGCATCAGCCCGAGGATCTGTATCTGCTTACGCCGGCGGCCGCCGCTGAGTGA
- a CDS encoding Sir2 family NAD-dependent protein deacetylase gives MRTRTAAWTPAPATVADSDPQQRAELLADHLAGRRVVALTGAGISTSSGIPDYRSPGSPKRNPMTIDAFLSSPESRRRYWARNHLGWRHMDAAQPNAAHRALVSLQEQGVVTGVITQNVDMLHMKAGSHPVIDLHGSYGRVRCLDCGAVISRHRHAEALEAANPGFTRRVASRGAIEVAPDADAALEVIGDFVMLPCSNCGGILKPDIVYFGETVPKATVERAFAMVDDADAILVAGSSLTVMSGLRFARRAAAADKPVFIVNRGGTRGDELAELKIDHRCEVILPTAASLIKSRRSALL, from the coding sequence ATGCGCACTCGAACCGCCGCGTGGACGCCCGCTCCGGCCACCGTCGCCGACTCGGATCCTCAGCAGCGCGCCGAGCTGCTCGCCGACCACCTCGCCGGGCGACGGGTCGTGGCACTGACCGGCGCAGGCATCTCCACGTCGTCGGGCATCCCCGACTACCGGAGTCCGGGGTCACCGAAGCGGAACCCGATGACGATCGACGCCTTCCTCTCCTCTCCGGAGAGCCGTCGCCGTTACTGGGCGCGCAATCACCTGGGGTGGCGACACATGGACGCCGCACAGCCGAACGCCGCCCACCGCGCCCTGGTGTCGCTGCAGGAGCAGGGCGTCGTCACCGGAGTCATCACGCAGAACGTCGACATGCTCCACATGAAGGCCGGTTCCCACCCGGTGATCGATCTGCACGGCTCATACGGCCGCGTCCGCTGCCTCGACTGCGGCGCGGTGATCTCACGGCACCGCCACGCCGAGGCGCTCGAGGCCGCCAACCCCGGCTTCACCCGCCGCGTCGCCTCGCGCGGCGCGATCGAAGTGGCACCCGACGCCGACGCCGCACTGGAGGTTATCGGCGACTTCGTGATGCTCCCCTGTTCGAACTGCGGAGGCATCCTCAAACCCGACATCGTCTACTTCGGTGAGACCGTGCCCAAAGCGACCGTCGAGCGGGCGTTCGCGATGGTCGACGACGCCGACGCGATCCTGGTCGCCGGGTCGTCATTGACGGTCATGTCCGGTCTCCGCTTCGCTCGGAGGGCCGCAGCAGCAGACAAACCGGTCTTCATCGTGAATCGCGGGGGAACTCGCGGCGACGAGCTCGCCGAACTCAAGATCGACCACCGCTGCGAAGTGATCCTGCCCACAGCCGCGAGCCTCATCAAATCCCGCCGTTCTGCGTTACTGTGA
- the rsmD gene encoding 16S rRNA (guanine(966)-N(2))-methyltransferase RsmD produces MTRIIAGEFRGRRLSVPADTTRPTSDRVREAVFSMLGSRMDLSEVRVLDLYAGTGALGIEAVSRGAASAVLVESDRRAAGVLRDNIAVCGAGARVRIVNRSVESFVAAPSSEFDLIFLDPPYEVPTETVDAVIAGCVAMLSKDGWVVVERGRRSDDITWPEGLEEVAAKKYGDSVVLMASR; encoded by the coding sequence ATGACCAGAATCATCGCCGGCGAATTCCGCGGCCGTCGACTCTCGGTTCCGGCCGACACGACGCGCCCCACCTCCGACCGCGTGCGCGAGGCGGTCTTCTCCATGCTCGGCTCCCGCATGGACCTCTCCGAGGTTCGTGTCCTCGACCTGTATGCGGGTACCGGCGCGCTCGGGATCGAGGCGGTCTCGCGAGGTGCGGCGTCCGCCGTCCTCGTCGAATCGGATCGTCGGGCGGCCGGCGTGCTGCGCGACAACATCGCGGTGTGCGGTGCGGGCGCGCGCGTCCGGATCGTCAACCGCAGCGTCGAATCGTTCGTCGCTGCGCCGTCGTCGGAGTTCGATCTCATCTTCCTGGATCCGCCGTACGAGGTGCCGACGGAGACGGTCGACGCCGTGATCGCCGGCTGCGTCGCCATGCTGTCGAAGGACGGTTGGGTGGTGGTGGAGCGAGGTCGGCGCAGTGACGACATCACCTGGCCCGAGGGGCTCGAGGAGGTCGCGGCCAAGAAATACGGCGACAGCGTCGTGCTCATGGCGAGCCGCTGA
- the coaD gene encoding pantetheine-phosphate adenylyltransferase yields the protein MSAAVCPGSYDPFTLGHRYVVERTAARFDRVVVAVVVNPNKQGMFNVDERIALIEEDCADMPNVEVRIWTGLVVDLLTEENADTMVKGLRSETDFAYELPMAQMNRELTGCETYFMLTDPRFAHVSSSLVKEVAKLGGDVTPYLSEHIHTALLDRIAGTRAI from the coding sequence ATGAGTGCTGCTGTCTGTCCCGGTTCGTACGATCCGTTCACCCTCGGTCACCGCTACGTCGTCGAGCGCACCGCCGCGCGCTTCGATCGCGTCGTCGTCGCCGTCGTCGTCAATCCCAACAAGCAGGGGATGTTCAACGTCGACGAGCGGATCGCCTTGATCGAGGAGGACTGCGCGGACATGCCGAACGTCGAGGTGCGCATTTGGACCGGACTCGTCGTCGATCTCCTCACCGAGGAGAACGCCGACACCATGGTGAAGGGTCTGCGCTCGGAGACGGACTTCGCGTACGAACTGCCGATGGCGCAGATGAACCGCGAGCTGACCGGATGCGAGACCTACTTCATGCTCACCGATCCGCGGTTCGCGCACGTGTCGAGCTCCCTGGTGAAGGAGGTCGCCAAGCTCGGCGGCGATGTGACCCCGTATCTCTCGGAGCACATCCACACCGCGCTGCTCGACCGGATCGCCGGAACCCGCGCGATTTAA